From the genome of Triticum aestivum cultivar Chinese Spring chromosome 3B, IWGSC CS RefSeq v2.1, whole genome shotgun sequence, one region includes:
- the LOC123071871 gene encoding chalcone synthase-like → MRTAGEKSTIKKRHLYIDVALLAANPEMTTYMAPTLDIRQAIISEKVPELAAAAATAALKEWGGPLEDITHLIDRLIVGSTSGGSDMPGADYHIIRLLGLSPSVRRVALYHQGCFVGAAVLRLAKDLAENNGGARVLAVCVETNLMYFRGVDDAHMDNLVCQALFGDGASTVVAGADADPATEKQLFDIVHATQHLIPETGGAIQGLMREVGLTFGLISEVPSLIAKNIEAGLQDMLDGSGVAITDRNSLFWAVHPGGRAILDKVEAALGLKPEKMRASRKVLAEYGNMGSACAWFVLDELRRWSAAEGCSTNGEGCEWGVLFGFGPGLTMDTVLLRSAHISLRF, encoded by the exons ATGCGTACTGCAGGTGAGAAATCGACCATCAAGAAGCGGCACCTCTACATCGACGTGGCACTGCTGGCTGCTAATCCTGAGATGACCACCTACATGGCGCCTACTTTGGACATTCGCCAGGCCATCATCTCCGAGAAGGTCCCGGAACTCGCCGCCGCTGCGGCCACCGCCGCGCTCAAGGAGTGGGGAGGTCCGCTCGAGGACATCACCCACCTCATTGACAG ACTCATCGTGGGCTCCACCAGCGGCGGCAGTGACATGCCCGGCGCCGACTACCACATCATACGGCTCCTCGGGCTCTCTCCCTCCGTCCGCCGTGTCGCACTATACCACCAGGGCTGCTTTGTCGGCGCGGCGGTGCTGCGCCTGGCGAAGGACCTCGCCGAGAACAACGGTGGGGCACGCGTGCTGGCCGTCTGCGTCGAGACCAACCTCATGTACTTCCGCGGCGTCGACGACGCCCACATGGACAACCTGGTCTGCCAGGCCCTCTTCGGAGACGGGGCTTCCACCGTCGTCGCCGGGGCCGACGCTGACCCGGCCACAGAGAAGCAGCTGTTTGACATCGTGCACGCGACGCAGCACCTCATCCCGGAGACCGGCGGCGCCATACAGGGACTCATGCGGGAGGTGGGCCTGACCTTCGGCCTCATCAGCGAGGTCCCGTCGCTGATCGCCAAAAATATCGAGGCCGGCCTCCAGGATATGCTCGACGGCTCCGGCGTCGCAATCACCGATAGGAACTCCCTGTTCTGGGCGGTGCATCCAGGGGGGCGCGCGATCCTCGACAAGGTGGAGGCGGCGCTGGGACTTAAACCGGAGAAGATGCGGGCATCACGCAAGGTGCTGGCCGAGTACGGGAATATGGGCAGCGCGTGCGCGTGGTTCGTCCTCGACGAGTTGCGACGGTGGTCCGCCGCCGAGGGATGCAGCACCAACGGAGAGGGGTGCGAGTGGGGCGTGCTCTTTGGCTTCGGCCCGGGGCTCACCATGGACACCGTATTGCTACGTAGCGCACACatctccctccgtttctaa